The Clostridium aceticum genomic interval GCAGGGAAGAATCTTAAGATCTTTCCGTCGTTACCTCCCTTAGGATGACAAAAATAGTGTTTTGATAACAATGGCAAGTTATGGTTTTAGTTAAGGTTAATGATTATGTTATAATTCCACAATTTTTTAAAATAGCCTACTTTCCATCATGAACGGTGCATATTTAAAAGACTTCTACGGAAGAATACTAAAAGATAGTAATAAAGTTTTTAAATTATGTTTACTACAATTAGTAGTAGAAATGACCATATTAATATTTATGAAATTAAGGAGGCGCTTTTTATTATGGATAGTTCAATGTTTTGTTGGCAATGTGAGCAGACTGTTGGTGGTAAAGGATGTACTAAGGTAGGTGTATGTAGCAAAGATCCTGATATCGCTAAAATGCAAGATGTGCTTATTTATCTTCTTAAAGGCTGGGGCTTTTATGCTACGAAAGTTCTAGAAAAAGGAGATAAAATTTCTCAAGAGTATGGAGAGTTTTTTACAGAATGTACTTTTTCCACACTGACTAATGTGAATTTTCATGCTGAAAGATTTGTAGATTACATAAAAAAAGCTAATAAAATTAAAAAAGAGTTAATGGAAAAGGCGGGTTCCATAGAAAATGCTCCTAAAGGGGCCGACTTCTTTTCCCCTGAAACAAGAGGAGAAATACTTAATCTTCCTTGGGTAAAAAATTTAGGTGTTATGGATGATGAAGATCTGGATATGGATCTACGTTCTTTAAGAGAGTTATTAATCTATGGTATCAAAGGTATGAGTGCTTATCATCATCATGCTTATGCACTAGGAAAATATGATGAAGAAGTAACCAATTTTATGTACAAAGCATTTGCAACTACTTTAGATCCCGATGCAAATATGGAAAAATACTTCGATTTGAATATGGGGCTTGGTAAAATGAATCTTCAATGCATGGCATTGCTTGATGCAGCAAATACCGGTGCATTTGGAGACCCAGAACCCACCGAAATGCTAATCACTAAGAAAAAAGGTCCATTTATTGTGATATCAGGTCATGATCTTAGGGATTTGGGGGATTTATTAGAACAAACAAAGGGTAAGGGTGTAAATATTTACACCCATGGTGAAATGCTGCCATGTAATGCTTATCCTGAACTTAAAAAGCATCCTCACCTAATAGGAAATTATGGTGGTGCATGGCAGGATCAACAAACACAATTTGATGGACTTCCTGGAGCTATTTTGATGACTAGTAACTGTCTAATGAAGCCTAGAGATAGCTACAAGGATAGAATATTTACTTCTAGTATTGTTGGTTTTCCAGATATTCAACATATTGAAACAGTTAATGGTAAAAAAGACTTCACACCTATTATAAACAAAGCCTTAGAACTTGGCGGATTTACTGAAGATGAAGAAGAAAGAAGAATACCTATGGGGTTTGGTAGAAAGGCGCTACTAAGTAATGCGGATAAGATAGTAGGTGCTGTTAAAGAAGGTCAGTTAAAACACTTCTTCTTAATAGGTGGATGTGATGGTGCTCGACCAGGAAGAAATTATTTCACTGAGTTTGCTGAAAAAACACCAAAGGATACTGTAATATTAACCTTGGCTTGCGGTAAGTATAGATTTAACAAATTAGATTTAGGAACTGTTGCAGGATTCCCAAGAATCCTTGATTGTGGTCAATGTAACGATGCATACACAGCTATTCAAGTAGCTCTTGCATTAGCAGAGGCATTTGATTGTGATGTAAATAAACTCCCACTTTCCTATATTGTGTCATGGTATGAGCAAAAGGCAGTGGCGGTACTACTAACTATGTTGTACTTAGGACTACAGGATATTTACCTTGGACCTTCACTACCAGCATTTGTTAGTCCAAATGTTCTACAAACATTAGTAGAAAAGTTTAATATCAAGCCAGTTTCTACACCAGATGAAGATTTAAAAGTAATTTTAGGGTAATTGTATAATCTGTAAATTCAATGCCACATAGATGTTAATAAAAAAAGAAAGTCAGAGAAAAAACATTTTTCCGCTGGCTTTCTTTTTTCATTAGGCATATATTTATAGTAATAATATTGAAAAATGAAAAGATAAGGGAGGATGAAAAATTGTACTATATTGGCATTGATCTCGGAGGGACTTCTATCAAGGTAGGTATTGTGTCAGAAGAAGGAGAAATTTTAATAAAGACCAGCAGTGCTACACCAGTAAAAAAGGGTTTTGAAGGTGTTTTAGTAAGGATCAAGGAGTTAATTGATGAAGTCATGATAGAAAAGAAGATAGATAAGAAAAATATTGCAGCAGTAGGAATAGGAATACCAGGAGCCTGTAGTCAAGAAGGTTTTGTATATTTTGCTTCCAACTTATTTTGGAAGAAGGTTCCTCTAGCCGAAAGATTACATGAAATGACGGGTCTAAAGGTCTATGTAGAAAATGATGCCACAGTAGCTGCTGTAGGAGAGTACATTAAAGGAGTCACTAAAGGAAAGAAAAATGCTATCTTTTTAACTTTAGGTACCGGTGTAGGAGGTGGATTTATTATAAACAATAAGATCTACAGTGGGAGTCATGGAATCGGTGCAGAGGTAGGCCATATGGTAATTGGAAAAAACTTTTATGACTGTACTTGTGGTAATCATGGTTGTCTAGAAACCTTTGTTTCAGCTACTGCACTGATAAAGTATTGTAAAAAACTATTAGAAGAAAATAAGGAAAGTTTGGTTTTTCATAGGGTTGATGGAAATTTGGATAATCTTACTGCAAAAATAATTTTCGACTGTGCCAGAAAAGGGGACTCTACAGCTCTGAAGGTGATAGATCGGATGACACATTATTTAGCGATTGGATTAGCAAATTTGATCAACCTATTTGATCCAGAAGTCATTGCCATTGGTGGTGGCGTTGCTGAGGCAGGGGATGTTTTCATAGAAAAACTAAGAGAAGAGGTAAAAAAATATATATATGTAAAGGATATGAATGTTACAGAAATTGTATTGGCAGAATTAAAAAATGATGCGGGGATTATAGGAAGTGGTATGTATGCGAAATTCAATAATTCCTCCTCCCGAGAGATTCAAAACTATGCTAAAATGAAATAAAGTCTAGTAGATATACTTTCAGTGATGATAGTTATTAATGAAAGCAATGACATAGATAAGCAAGTTCAAACTTTAATTTTGATATACACGGTCTACGGTTTCGCCCCAAAACCGTGGGCTGCAAATGTAGCCCTTAGTATATCAAAATTAAGTCCTGATGTTGTTTATCTATACTTTACAGTAAAATTAAAAATGAAGAGGTGGAAGCATGAAGGCGGAAATTATAGCAGTAGGTACAGAACTGTTGTTAGGGGATATTGTAAATACCAATGCACAATATATAGCAAGACGTTTGGCAGATATAGGAATTTTTGTATATCATCAATC includes:
- the hcp gene encoding hydroxylamine reductase, producing the protein MDSSMFCWQCEQTVGGKGCTKVGVCSKDPDIAKMQDVLIYLLKGWGFYATKVLEKGDKISQEYGEFFTECTFSTLTNVNFHAERFVDYIKKANKIKKELMEKAGSIENAPKGADFFSPETRGEILNLPWVKNLGVMDDEDLDMDLRSLRELLIYGIKGMSAYHHHAYALGKYDEEVTNFMYKAFATTLDPDANMEKYFDLNMGLGKMNLQCMALLDAANTGAFGDPEPTEMLITKKKGPFIVISGHDLRDLGDLLEQTKGKGVNIYTHGEMLPCNAYPELKKHPHLIGNYGGAWQDQQTQFDGLPGAILMTSNCLMKPRDSYKDRIFTSSIVGFPDIQHIETVNGKKDFTPIINKALELGGFTEDEEERRIPMGFGRKALLSNADKIVGAVKEGQLKHFFLIGGCDGARPGRNYFTEFAEKTPKDTVILTLACGKYRFNKLDLGTVAGFPRILDCGQCNDAYTAIQVALALAEAFDCDVNKLPLSYIVSWYEQKAVAVLLTMLYLGLQDIYLGPSLPAFVSPNVLQTLVEKFNIKPVSTPDEDLKVILG
- a CDS encoding ROK family protein; this encodes MYYIGIDLGGTSIKVGIVSEEGEILIKTSSATPVKKGFEGVLVRIKELIDEVMIEKKIDKKNIAAVGIGIPGACSQEGFVYFASNLFWKKVPLAERLHEMTGLKVYVENDATVAAVGEYIKGVTKGKKNAIFLTLGTGVGGGFIINNKIYSGSHGIGAEVGHMVIGKNFYDCTCGNHGCLETFVSATALIKYCKKLLEENKESLVFHRVDGNLDNLTAKIIFDCARKGDSTALKVIDRMTHYLAIGLANLINLFDPEVIAIGGGVAEAGDVFIEKLREEVKKYIYVKDMNVTEIVLAELKNDAGIIGSGMYAKFNNSSSREIQNYAKMK